Part of the Pedobacter roseus genome is shown below.
AACATTTAAGTCAGGCAGAATCCGATAGCGTAGGCTTAATCAGTGCCCGGTTAACTAAAGAGAGGTACCATTTACTGGAGCTGGCCAAAACCAAACCCACATTTACCGGCTGGACACTTACCGGCGTTAACATAGAAGGGCCACAACCCGCAGTTAAAAACTTCAATTTTGATAAAGAAATTACAAAAATTGTAGAATAATTTCCCCTTAAATTAATTGAGCAGCAAACGCTGCATCTTTAAAATTACACTATCTATTTATTTCTTACTTTTGCAGCATAATACAAAATCAACATGCTTCAAATTCAGGAAAATATTTCGTTAAAACCATACAATTCATTTGGCATCGATGTTAAGGCCACTTACTTTGCCGAAATATTTTCTGAGGATGATTTAAAGGAACTTTTTCAGCATGACCTGGTAAACTCGCAAAAACTGTTCATTATAGGCGGTGGGAGTAATGTGTTGTTCACTCAAGACTACAATGGTCTGATCATCAAGATCAGTATTAAAGGCATCAAATCTGAAATTACAAACGATAATATATTCGTTACTGCTGGTGCAGGAGAAGTTTGGAATGATTTTGTAAATTATTGTGTGGAGCATCATTTTGCAGGTGTAGAAAATTTAAGTCTTATTCCGGGTACGGTGGGTGCATCGCCTATACAGAATATTGGTGCTTATGGTGTAGAGTTAAAAGATGTTTTTGAAAGTTGTACCGCATTTGAAATCAAAACCAGAGAAGTTAAAATGTTTACTTATGCCGATTGTCATTTTGGTTACCGCGAAAGTATATTTAAAGGAGCATTAAAAGGGCAGTACATTATTACTTCTGTTACTTTCCGTTTATCTTCTGAAGCAAAAATTAATACTTCTTATGGGGCTATCGAAGCAGAACTTCACTCAAGGGGAATAGAAAACCCTAACATTGCCGATGTTTCTTCTGCGGTATCGCATATCCGGGTAAGTAAATTACCCGATCCATCAACCATTGGCAATGCCGGAAGTTTTTTTAAAAATCCGGTGATCGAAAAATACGAATTTGCCGATGTGGTGGCCAAACACCCAGATGTGGTGCACTATCCTACAGCTGATGATAAAATTAAACTGGCAGCAGGCTGGCTCATTGAACAATGTGGATGGAAAGGTAAAATTGTAGGCCATACCGGTACATGGAAAAACCAGGCTTTGGTTTTAGTTAACCATGGCGGTGCAACTGGCACGGAAGTTTTTAGTTTTTCTGAACAGATTATAGACAGTGTAAAGTCTACTTTTGGAGTCACTTTAGAGCGAGAAGTAAATATTCTGTGACGAAAAGTTGCTGTGGCATAGTTTTACGCTTTTGGCACCGTGCCAGAAATTTTTGGTACTAAGTTTGTTTAGGTTTAGTAGAATAAGCAATAATTTGTTTTAATCTACCTAAAGCTAAAAATCATGACAAAATTTGAATTCAATCATCTGGTTAATCATCACTCGGTATCACTTAGATCTTATGCTTTAAATTTCACAAAAGACGCAGAAGACGCAAATGATTTGGTTCAAGACACCATGCTTAAAGCAATCACTTATTACAATAAGTTTAAAGAAGGTACGAACCTGAAAGGCTGGTTGTTTACCATTATGAAAAACACTTTCATTAACAACTACCGCCGTTTGGTAAAAACCAATACTTTGATTACACAGAGCGAAGATATTTCTTCTGCAAACCTTTCATATAGTGCGACTAAAAATCAGGCAGAAAGTAAATTTGTACTGGGCGATATCGATAAAGCCTTATCACAATTGCCGGAAGAATATTATGTTCCATTTATCCGCTATTTTGAAGGATATAAATACCATGAAATTGCTGATATGTTAGAAATTCCAATCGGAACGGTTAAAACACGTATCCACGTAGCCAGAGGGATTTTGAAAAAATACTTAAAAACATATTCGAAAGAAATTGCCAGTACCGAAATGGCTTAAGATACATCAATCGAAAAACTAAGGGCTCAGATTTTTATCTGGGCCTTTTTTGTTTGGTCTTATTTCTTTAAGAGCTTTTCATTTCGGATGAAAATTTATATGAATGGCCAGAGGAATTAAGAAGGTTAATAGTCTTGAAATATCTTCATTTCGATCCCGAAGATTCCGGGAAGAAATCTTTTAAATTTGAGCCTTGAACTCTTAGTTCAAAGATCTCTCCATTTCGCTGCGCTTCAATCGAGATGGTGCTTGAACTTTTAACAAAGCATTTCCAAAACACTGTAAAAAGCAAAAGGCCTGAAACTTCAGGCCTTTTTGCTTATCATATATTTGGTTAGTTGATTCTTATTTTTTCTTTCAACAATTCGCCTTCTCTCTTATTTCGAAACAAATGCAAACCTCGAACGATTATGTGTTTTGAAGCTTTATTGCAGTGTTTTTGTTTTGTGGTTATAAAGATAAGGGAAATTTTAAATTTGTCAAGCTTTTTTTAACTTTTTTTTTATTTCTTTTGCTACCACTTGCCCGGATATGATTGCAGGTGGCACTCCGGGGCCTGGAACGGTTAATTGTCCGGTATATAAAAAATTTGTTACTTTGCTTTTCATCTTCGGTTTTAAAAAGGCCGTCTGTTTCAAAGTGTTTGCTAATCCATACGCATTTCCTTTAAAAGCATGATAATCTTCAACAAAATCATTCATGGCGTAACTCCGTTTAAACAGAATGTGATCACTAATGTCGTTTCCTGTTAAATTTTTGAAGCGTTGCACCAATAAATTAAAGTATTCTTCCCTTTTGCTTTCGCTATCTTTTAAATCAGGCGCAAGCGGAACCAAAAAGAAAAGGTTTTCGCAACCCTCTGGTGCCACGCCCGGATCCGTAACCGACGGACAGCAGGCATAAAATAATGGTTTTGTTGGCCATTGCGGATCGGTGTAAATTTCTTCAGCATGCTGGTCAAAATTCTCGTCGAAGAAAAGATTGTGGTGTAAAATATTGTCAAGCTTCTTATTTATGCCGATATAAAACAACAGGCAGGAAGGGGCCATGGTTCTGGTGTCCCAGTATTTTTCGCTGTAATTGCGGTATGGCGCATCAAAGAGGTGTTGGTCGATATGGTGATAATCGGCATTTCCCACCACAAAATTACTTTTAAAATTTCCCTTATTGGTAATTATTTCTTCAGCGATATCGTTTTTAACCACTATTTTGGTTACTTCGGTATTGAAGATAAACTTTACGCCCTGCTCTTCTGCTATTTTTTGCATGGCGTTCACAATTTTGTGCATACCACCCATAGGGTACCAGGTACCTAAAACAAGATCTGCATAGTTCATTAAACTATACAAGGCAGGAGTGTTCTGCGGTGTGGCACCTAAAAATAAAACGGGGAATTCTAACAATTTCCTTAAACGTTCATTTTTGAACAACTGGTGCACATGCTTGCGCATATTGCCCAAAAGTTGCAGCTTGATTCCGCTTATAGCCAAACGGGGGTCGAAATACTCCATTACACTGTGCGAGGGCTTGAAAACATATTCGTTCATGCCTACATCGTACTTGTACTTCGCCTGATCGAGAAAAGATTGCAGGTTTTTACTGCTGCCAGGTTCCAGCTGTTCGAATAAAGCATATAAATCAGCAAGTGTTGCGGGTACATCTATCGCATCATCTTTACCAAAGTAAATGCGGTAAGAAGGACTTAGTCTTTTAAGCTCATAAAAATCGGACGCTGTTTTATTGAAGATTTGGTAGTAGTTTTCGAAAACATCTGGCATCCAATACCAGCTTGGGCCCATATCGAATAGAAAGCCATCTTTTTCCCATGTTCTGGCACGGCCGCCAGCCATTTCGTTTTTTTCGATAACGGTAACTTCGCAACCATCTTTGGCCAACAAAGCTGCTGCGGCCAGGCCCGCAAAACCGGCGCCAATAATGGTTACCTTAGGTTTTTTATCCATGGTGTAAATAAAGGAAATTTATAGCGATTTGTTTTTGTTTTTTGTCATTCAATGGGCTTTGTCATTCTGATCTCAATGAAGGATCTTTAAGGCATAGGGTATGTAATTGGTTAAAAAGATATAATTTACCATTAAGAAGTTAAGAAAGTTAAGCCGGATGAGCTTAATGATCTTAATTCCTTAATGATGAACAGTGAATATATGCCAATTGAACTCTTGATAGATTTCTTACCTTTGTGCCTAACTCATGATTAAACTACGCATTATATTTTTTCTGCTGTTTGCAGCAAGTAATATTACTTACGCCCAGCTCTCTAACCAGGAAATTGCGGTACTGAAAACCAACATGGTTAAAGCGGTAGAAAACTCGAAACTAACCGATTCTTTATTTACCAAGTTGACTAAACTACCCAATAAAACCGCGTTAATTACCGGCTATACGGGTACTTTAGAGGCCCTGAAAGCTAAACACTCCTGGAATCCATACAACAAGATCAAATATGTAAGCCGGTCGCTTAAAACGATGGAAAAGGCCATAGGTATGGATAAAGAAAACATGGAAATCCGGTTTATGCGCTTTTCAATCGAATTTTATACCCCTGCTTTTTTAGGGTTTAGTAAAGATCTGGCAACGGATAAAAAGGAAATTATTAAACATTATCAAAATGAAAATTTTGGTCTCGCCGACGATGAACTGGTTAAAAATGTAGCCAAAT
Proteins encoded:
- the murB gene encoding UDP-N-acetylmuramate dehydrogenase, which translates into the protein MLQIQENISLKPYNSFGIDVKATYFAEIFSEDDLKELFQHDLVNSQKLFIIGGGSNVLFTQDYNGLIIKISIKGIKSEITNDNIFVTAGAGEVWNDFVNYCVEHHFAGVENLSLIPGTVGASPIQNIGAYGVELKDVFESCTAFEIKTREVKMFTYADCHFGYRESIFKGALKGQYIITSVTFRLSSEAKINTSYGAIEAELHSRGIENPNIADVSSAVSHIRVSKLPDPSTIGNAGSFFKNPVIEKYEFADVVAKHPDVVHYPTADDKIKLAAGWLIEQCGWKGKIVGHTGTWKNQALVLVNHGGATGTEVFSFSEQIIDSVKSTFGVTLEREVNIL
- a CDS encoding phytoene desaturase family protein, whose protein sequence is MDKKPKVTIIGAGFAGLAAAALLAKDGCEVTVIEKNEMAGGRARTWEKDGFLFDMGPSWYWMPDVFENYYQIFNKTASDFYELKRLSPSYRIYFGKDDAIDVPATLADLYALFEQLEPGSSKNLQSFLDQAKYKYDVGMNEYVFKPSHSVMEYFDPRLAISGIKLQLLGNMRKHVHQLFKNERLRKLLEFPVLFLGATPQNTPALYSLMNYADLVLGTWYPMGGMHKIVNAMQKIAEEQGVKFIFNTEVTKIVVKNDIAEEIITNKGNFKSNFVVGNADYHHIDQHLFDAPYRNYSEKYWDTRTMAPSCLLFYIGINKKLDNILHHNLFFDENFDQHAEEIYTDPQWPTKPLFYACCPSVTDPGVAPEGCENLFFLVPLAPDLKDSESKREEYFNLLVQRFKNLTGNDISDHILFKRSYAMNDFVEDYHAFKGNAYGLANTLKQTAFLKPKMKSKVTNFLYTGQLTVPGPGVPPAIISGQVVAKEIKKKLKKA
- a CDS encoding RNA polymerase sigma factor, whose product is MTKFEFNHLVNHHSVSLRSYALNFTKDAEDANDLVQDTMLKAITYYNKFKEGTNLKGWLFTIMKNTFINNYRRLVKTNTLITQSEDISSANLSYSATKNQAESKFVLGDIDKALSQLPEEYYVPFIRYFEGYKYHEIADMLEIPIGTVKTRIHVARGILKKYLKTYSKEIASTEMA